The Bacteroidales bacterium genome contains the following window.
CCCCAGTATTCAATTTGTTTCCCATTGTCGAATCCCATAATATCGATTACAGTCATCTCAATTTTTTTACCTGTCGGAAACATAGGTTCAAATTTGTTTTTATGTGCACCCCATCCTGTCATTCTACCCCATACCCTGGAGCCGTTCATAATCATATCATCAATGGTTAATGAAAAATCTGGAAATGAATAGTGCAGACTGTTAATTGCCTTTTTAACTCCTTCAACATTGGGAGGGAAGAATCCATACTGATGTTCAACAAAGTTTGGGGAAGAATATGTGTCAAAAACAGATACGTCACCTTTGCTGATCCTTCATCAATTAAAGTTTTGAAAATTTCTTCATTCGCTTTCATATCGGCAATATTGTTAATGTTTTGTCTTCTTAAAGTATCTTAATGTTTAGACTGATACAATAACAAATAAGCAAGATTATAGTTAAGGGAGAGTACCATTATGTGCACTAGCATGACGCACAACGGTTTTCGTTTATGACTTGTGGCGGTTTCCGAAGTACTTTCTTGTCGGCATACACCAAACTTACTTAAATGCACAAAGCTTGAATATACCAATTCACCCGTCAGAAGTTATATGCGCTGTTAGCGGCTGCTCTTCTTTCAATTATCATGGTTTGAATTTTTCAAATGTATTGCCATTGAATTTGCATACTCCAGCTTCATGTGTGCCAAGCCATAGTTCGCCTTGTTTGTCTTTGTAAATGGAGAATAGCTTAATATCCCTGGAACCATCTTTGACAGAATAATGGGTGAGAGTTTTTCCCTGCCTGACTTCGTCATTCAGGCGGGCATCATATCGCCAAACTCCCTGTTCATAAGTCACCATCCAAAGGTCTCCTTTATTATCTTCGATAACGGACATGAAGTAAATCATATCCTTTCCTTCCGGTGATTTTACATTGTCAATTCCCCTTTCCCGTTTATAGTTTATTAAAATTTTGTCCTGTTCGATTAAACTGCTTGGAAGGATATTGTATCGATAGCTGGTATTGCAGAACCAAAATTTTCCTTGTTTGTCTTCAATAATGGAACGGATACCAAATTGACCACCCCCTTCTATTAATGTCAAATGCTTTTCATACATCCAACTCAGTGTTTTGCCATCAAAGCGACAAATGCCAAAGTTTGACGTTCCGAGCCAAAGAATTCCTTTGCTGTCCTCATAAATAGTATAGACTTCATACGGGTTATATGGAGGATTTGGATTTGTGGAATAAAATTCGTCTTCAAGATAATGTTTTGGGAATTCCAAATGATAAAGCATTTCTCCATCATACCGATAAGGTCCATTTTTACCAGGCCCATTGAACCACAAATCATCCGGTTCCAGCTTCCATTCAGTACTTTCTATTACCGGCAAGGTGGTAAATTTTTGTCCGTCAAATTTGCTGATGCCGTCCAAAGTGGTGAAAAAAATGTTGCCTGATTTATCTTCCTTGATTTCCCGAATACGGTCGCTACACAAGCCGTCTTTGGTTGCAAAATGGAGAATGGTTTTTCCGTCATAGCGAAATACACCTTGCCCATCACTACCAAACCAATAGTCATTATTGTTGGCTTGAAAGACAACGAATATTGTCTTATCAAGTTCTGAAACCGTGTCTCCTATAGTTGTTTTGTTTGTCTGTTTTGAATTGATGTCAACCGTTTTTTGATTTTGTCCATTGCAGGAAGTGAATACAGTTAAGATACTTAATAAAAGAAGTGTGTATAATTTCATTGTTTGACTGTTCGTTTTAAGTCTGTCGGTTGATGTTTGCAGTGTCGCCATAGGGTTGCCGCCAACGGTTAGTATAAGAATAGTAGCCGACTGCAAAGGACTTTCTTGTCAAGTTACAGAAAAGTTAAAGCGGGCTGCACATTATGATTTTAATGCTATCCCGGCTATTATTTTTATACATTGTTACCAAACCGTATTTTTATTGATGATAGTTGAGTTATTTCTTAATTCTCTAAATAATCAACAGCAAATTGAATCCAATCTTTTACAGATTCATCCAGATAAATATCAGGTTGAACTCCAATATTGTCTATAGGGTAATCGGGAAGTCTTCTGGCTCTCCACGCTGGTAGAAGTAGATTGTAATTATCGCAACCAAATTTGAAATAGTAAGCTGAAGCGTAATCCAATGCCCCATAAGTGGGCGTTCCTAATATCTTTACTTTTTTACTCTGCTTCATACTAAATACAAAGGCCTCTCCCTGACTGCCAACCATCTTATTAGCTAAGATTATAACCTGTTCTGGACTATGTTCTGCAATTTTCACTTCAGTTATAGAAACATCTGTAGAATCGGGATTCACAAATTCTCCTACATTGGCCTTAAAGAGCTTAATCCATCCCGTAACCATTTTCTTATCTGCCGCATACTGTTCTTCATCAGGAGTTATATCAATCCAGTGTTGCAAAGTTTCAATTACTGTTGGGGTTGCTAACCATTCTGTTCCCAATGACCTAATATTATTTGTACAGATGTAAGGCAGTAGCTTTTCGTAGGCATTGCCTGTACCTCCAGAATTATCTCTTATATCTATAATAAGGTTCTCATAGTTTTCGAGGAGCTCAATATTATCATTAATTAAATTCTCAATTCGTTCAACATTAGCTTGTTCAAAACTGGACAAACGCAATAAAACGGTTTTGTCAGTTAATTTCTTAAAATAGAAACCTTCAATCTCATCCATTTTCATTTGAATTTCATTTTCGGTAAGCGCTGGTTTCGGTAGTTCCTTTAAAAAGACGGATTTGGTATTTTTAAAAGACAAAATGGCTCCATCAAACAACTCATAGTTGTCTTCTCTTAATGAATGGTCACCCATAAAATAATTAGCCTTTCCATCTTTCATTAAGCTAAACTTAATCTCATTGGCTTTCCAGGATTTGTTATCACTTTCAATAATAAATGCCTGATATTCGTCATTCATATTGATAATGCCAACTTTATAAGAACCCAATTTCCAAACACCTTCCAGTTCGTCGGTAGAATTTGAGATATGCTCATAAAAGTTCTCCAGATTAATTTCTATTTTTGAGTAGCTTTTACTTCCCATTTCTTCAGTTTGGGCTACTTCTTCTTCACCATTTTTCGATAGTGTAATATGACCATCCTTAAAATAATCTAAATAGGATTCTAATAAATCAAAACAATCTTTTTCTTGAATACTTTTCGATTTAACTCTCAAGTCATTCTTTAAGCTGTTGTAGATTAATTTATTACTCGTTTTCTCCTTAAATCCGGGATAATCGCTTTCCACTCTTTCTATTAATTGGCTTAATGCCTGTTCGCAGTTACAGTCAGTCTGAGAAAAGGAGTCTAAGGCTAAGCCTAAAATTAGAAATGTTAAAATACAATTTTTCATGATGGTAATTTTAATTATTAAATTGAGTTATCATGAGTATGACGTTTAGACTTACAGCCTTGTTACAAGACAATCCAGAAGAATGTGTAATTTTACTAGGCTTAGCATATTGAAACATTACATGTTTTTAGACGCTTTTGTATCAGGTTGTAGGGTTTTTATATATGGTTGGTAACGGTTTCGGGCTTTGCGTTCGTGCGGGATTTCAGGGCATAAAACTGTCAACCCAGCACTAAAGCCTATTTGAAAAACTGAACTTAAATTTAAGCACTTCACCCCGCATAACGAAAAACCCGTGTTATACCTAGTGCTTCCTGTGTCATCTGTGTTCGTCAATCAGCGATTATTAATTTGTTTGTTGCTATTATTTTATTGTCTTGTGTTAGGCGAATAAAATAAACTCCGCTTGGTAAATTGTCTCGGTTAATAGTAATTGTCTGCCCCGAAATATTTCTTATTTTTTTTATTGTCTGCCCAAAACAATTGTAAACCGAAAGAGTTGCGTTTTTTAAAATATTGTCTGTCTGCAAAGTTGTTTGATTGTTGAATGGGTTAGGGAAAATTTTAGCTGACTGTTTTTGTTCAAGAGAATTTATTCCTGTCACTTGCTGAAGGTTTATCAAGTCAAAGTAACCGTAACCTTGAATAGGTCCGCCTACAAGTCCGCCATATAAAACTACCAGTGCAGTATCTCCAGTAGAAAGAGAAAAACTTGATTGAACATTTAACTGTGTCCACGAAGTTGAATATGTTGTGTCCCCTGCTTGAAGTGTAATAATTCCGTTATTTATTTTACCAAAATAAAGTCCGATAGGTGGTGATGTTTGTGCAAACGCCCATCCAGAAAGCATATATGTTTGTCCATTTGTAATTGTAGGAATTTTTTGGTAAGCGTAGCCCGGAAAACATCCTTGCGTGTTTCCACCATTAACTTTAATGCACCAATTGCCTCCACCTGTCGGTGCATTATTAAACGAAATTGCACCGCAAGTCCATTCCCAATTTGATAAGTCAGGATTTGAACCATTTTCAAAACTACCATTTAAAATTTGTCCCTGTGCAGTTATAATACTGAGAGATACTGTCAAGATGAATAAAAGTTGTTTCATTGTATTTTGTTTTATCATTGTCATTGTTGAGTAATTGTCTGCACGAAAAACTGTCTATGGAAAACGGTCTTCATAGCATTGGGCATAACGAGTGGCAATAAGAAATGTAGGGCATTTCAAAGCACCTACCTATCAAGCTACCAAGCCTTTTATTAAAAGTAATGTCGTTCAAATTTATCACTTTCCGCCCTATGTTTTTTATTGCGTGTTGTGTGGCGTATTTCTACTTTTTTTAATCAAGCTTTTGTCTATTAAAAACAATGGGACAAGTACAGAAATGTAAGCAAGAAAATCCCAAGTGTCAAATGTCGAATCGTAAATCTTAAAATATTGCAAAGTTTCAATTCCAAAGCATACTATCAGAAATATTACCAAAGTTCTATTTGGTGTAAAAAAACGTGTCCATGAATTGTTTGTTTTGTATGTAAAAAGTCCCCGAAATAATATATAGTTCCAGGCAGGCCCCGCTATATCAAGCAAGTATCCCTTCCAAAATCTTCCAAAATCAATCCAAATTGTCGATAATCCTAATATACCAAAAAACAAAAGTGCTGTAGCCCAATAAGGTGCATTCTTGTTATGTTTTGCATCTAAAGTTGATTTCTCCATATTAAGGATTATGTTTTTCAATTTTTTCCTCAATTCTTTTTAGGATTTCTTTTATTTCATTATGTCTTTTGTCCTGTTTGATTTGAAGCATAAAAACTTGAAATGCAATGGGAACAAGAATTACAACTATTACAGTTATTCCATTCATAATTACTCCTCCTTTATTTAATTAATATTACTTTCATTTATCTGATTAACAAAATTATTTCCCGTTTTAGTTTTCTAATATGCCACACAACGTTTGATGGTATGGTGTCGTGCGGGATTACGAAGCGATTTCCTATCAGTTTACACCAAAGTTTTTTACGAGCCACGAACCTTCAAAAACCGCTGAAACCCGCATGCACTATACCATGTGTTGGGCGTATGTAGCTTTTTAACCTATTATTATTTCTCAGTCCCAATAAAAATTACGAGACATCGAAGACAATTTTGCCCTCAATCTCAGCATTTTCAATTTTATAATGAGCTTCAATTGCTTTATCTAATGTGAAATGATTTGCAATTTCTGGCTTAATATCCCCATTTTCTAACAATTCAAATAAATTAATTAAATCTTCTTTAAACCATTCAGGATGCTTTTTCCGTAATCCGCCAATAGAATAAAAAGATGACTTTCTATTGTTAGGTAAAATGTTCCATAATAATATTTTCATAAACTCAAATGGTATATTACCACCTTTACCCATAACTGCATTGTAAAATCCAAATGCAACCAATATTCCTCCAGGTTTTAGAGTTTTAAATGATTTTTTAAAATTTTCACCACCAATGGGGTCAAAAACAGCATCAACACCTTCACTTGACAATTCATGAACGCGCTTCATAAAATCCTCGCTTTTATAATCTATCGGTATTCCACCATACTTAGTTACAATGGCATGTTTTGACTTAGAGGCTGTTCCATACATTTTAAGGTTAAGAAGTTTGCCTAATTGTAGCATGGCTATTCCAACTGCACCGGCAGCACCATGAATAAGAATAGTTTTCTCCTCTGAAATTTTTGCTATTCGATGCAACATTTGGTAAGCTGTCATATATGAGAGAATCAAAGTAACAGCTTCTGAGGAATCAATATTGTCAGGTACACGAGTTAATTTTGTCTCAGGCAGACAAATGTACTCAGAATACGCTCCAATTACTGTCATATCAGCAACTTTGTCACCAACCTGAAATTCTGTTGAACCTTCGCCCAATTTATCTACGATACCAACCATATCGTATCCAAGAGTAAAAGGTGGTTTGTCCTTAACATCAGGATATTTACCTTTGCGTATCATAACATCAGTAAAATTTGCACTTGTTTTCAAAACTTTAATTCTCACCTCACCCTGCTTAGGTTCGGGTAAAGTTTTTTCTTCAATTAACTGCATAACTTCTGGTTCTCCAAAATCTGTTATGATTATACGCTTATAACTCATAAAGCCTCCTTTTTAATAATTTGTGTATCATCTAATTTGTCAGTAAAGCCATCTTGCTATTACGCCCAACGGTAAATTGTATGAGTAGTGGCAGATTGCGTGGCAATTTCCTGTCAAAACGCTACGCAGTTTGAGCGGGCTACAAACGTTGATATTTAGCACATCGCCTGCCATTACTTATACAAAGTGTTATGCCTTCGTTATTCTTTCATCGGTTCTGCCCAATCTGAATTCCTCACAAAAACAGTATATTGAACGTATGGTTTGCCTTTGTCAGTCATTTCAAATAAGTCTGTCACAGGTAATATTTGGAATGAAGTGTTTAAGCGATTTGAGTTTGCATATGGATTATCTACTCCATTCATTTTTATCAGTGATTTCTGTTGTTTGCCGGTCGTTCTCTTTAAGTCTTTTATGCCATAAATATACATCACTAACATATTATCAGCAGATAAGGGCATTCTTGTGTATTTCCCCTTATCTCGTAAGAACTCTGGCAAAGTTTTGCTCGGCATAACCATATAGCTGTCGTTGAGCATAAAATTTATAGAAAGTATTTTATTCTCCAGTTCCAAATCAGACATTCTTATTTTTGAGGCCAATGGATGTTTACCATTTACCCGATATTGAAATATATGGAATAGACCAAAATATCCATAGAGCTTCTGACTTTTAATCCCTTCTGTGTTATAAAAAGTCTTGAAATTATCAAATAGGATATCTTCTCTATTCTTTTTCATTTGAACCATTTCAATGTTTGATTTTATACTAGCTAGTTTTACTAACCTGGTGCTGTCATCAGCGTAATATTGGTTCAACATATCGATTTGTCTTATCAATGTCTCTTGGATACCATCCTCTTTAAATTCAATAGTTGGCAAAGGTGAATCTTTTGGAATTAAGTCATTCAAATAACTGGTCGTCAATTCCCAATCTTGAATTCTGTCAATTCCTATAAATCGAAATTTTTGGTCTTCAGGAAGTATTTCATATAATTCTTGGAACTTTAAGTATTTATTAAAGTAATCCTGATTGCTTCTTCCTTGAACAACAACCCATCTCTTTAATACATTTTTCAATAATTCATGGTCTTTATTCGCCATAAACTTGTTAAGATATTCTGCCTGTACAAAGTCCAATTCAGCTAAATAATGTCTCACACCATAATTTTTATTGAGATATTTAAAGAAGTCAACATCGAATTTTAAAGGTTCTTCCGTTCCGTGTATTTCGCCCACCAAAATCAATATACTTTTATCTATATCCGTCTTGATAATGTCATAGGTGAAAGACTGATCAGGGTTTACTGTTTCGCAGTTTTCTTTGAGATATTTAACGTATTTACCACCTGTTGCATATTCCCAAAGGTGAAATGTTCCATAGGCTATTGCTGTCAATAAGACTATGCCTAATATTAATTTTAAAATTCTTCTACTTACTTTCTTTATCATTTTCTGTTTTGTTTAATGAGGCATAACGGTAAATTGTATGAGTAGTGGCAGATTGCGTGGTGTTTTCCTGTCAAACCGCTACACAGTTTGAGCGGGCTACAAACCTTGATATTTAACACTTTCCCTGCCATTACTTATACAAAATGTTATGCGCTTTTATTCTTATTTTTCTTTTGTTTATTTTTCACGTGTCCAATCGTAAAAGCTCCGCTTCCCATAGCTCCTAAAAGTCCGAAAATAGTAACGGGATTAATCTTTTGTCCTGAAATTATAGCCCAAGGAATCAAAATAATTCCCGCTGCAATAGTAAAATATCCAAATCCCATTAGAATTTTCCCAGTCAGACCGTCATACATATTTGGAGCTTCTAAAATCATTAAGTTGTCTGACACATTTTCATTTCGTTCTCTGATGTTTCTTCTGAATGCAGCATTAAAACTTCTAAAGTCATCTTTATCATTTGAAGCGTGCTCAAATTTAAAATTCCGTTGTCTTTTTACTTTTATTTTAAAAATGTCAAAATGTTGGTCAGGAGTAAATTTGTACCAGTTTATGTCTTGCCAATTAATAAATCTGTCTGAATATTTGTAAAGGATGTAGTTTCTTTCCCATTTGATATCTAAGCCATTCTCAACAATTTGTACAATCAGTTTTGCTTTTGATGTTCTTTTTGATAA
Protein-coding sequences here:
- a CDS encoding zinc-binding dehydrogenase; this encodes MSYKRIIITDFGEPEVMQLIEEKTLPEPKQGEVRIKVLKTSANFTDVMIRKGKYPDVKDKPPFTLGYDMVGIVDKLGEGSTEFQVGDKVADMTVIGAYSEYICLPETKLTRVPDNIDSSEAVTLILSYMTAYQMLHRIAKISEEKTILIHGAAGAVGIAMLQLGKLLNLKMYGTASKSKHAIVTKYGGIPIDYKSEDFMKRVHELSSEGVDAVFDPIGGENFKKSFKTLKPGGILVAFGFYNAVMGKGGNIPFEFMKILLWNILPNNRKSSFYSIGGLRKKHPEWFKEDLINLFELLENGDIKPEIANHFTLDKAIEAHYKIENAEIEGKIVFDVS
- a CDS encoding T9SS type A sorting domain-containing protein, yielding MKQLLFILTVSLSIITAQGQILNGSFENGSNPDLSNWEWTCGAISFNNAPTGGGNWCIKVNGGNTQGCFPGYAYQKIPTITNGQTYMLSGWAFAQTSPPIGLYFGKINNGIITLQAGDTTYSTSWTQLNVQSSFSLSTGDTALVVLYGGLVGGPIQGYGYFDLINLQQVTGINSLEQKQSAKIFPNPFNNQTTLQTDNILKNATLSVYNCFGQTIKKIRNISGQTITINRDNLPSGVYFIRLTQDNKIIATNKLIIAD
- a CDS encoding ester cyclase is translated as MSKGDVSVFDTYSSPNFVEHQYGFFPPNVEGVKKAINSLHYSFPDFSLTIDDMIMNGSRVWGRMTGWGAHKNKFEPMFPTGKKIEMTVIDIMGFDNGKQIEYWGVPDKLALMEQLGMKPPPDLIMKIMSLLNK